In the genome of Apostichopus japonicus isolate 1M-3 chromosome 15, ASM3797524v1, whole genome shotgun sequence, one region contains:
- the LOC139980701 gene encoding carotenoid phi-ring synthase-like, with translation MGLWIYTITAAVVGFLMYPYLGGGPPQIILPVNPEGLPKLPFGMTRKVLVIGGGVSGLSAALELAERGFEVTIKEKQTSVGGRYSTHKLNALGEEFQLSTGFHACFHNYHNFKRIRKNLGVEKYYVLWPDNHFAFRDYEWENVYSSGPWPLNLLAMIIRSPNLSLWTAIKTWRVSLGFILYNHGSLYETYDNLTYDEWADMYGVVPEFGDIWLKPGISASFDEVSTFSAAEFLLFSHFYFLSVAEAEHRDYSSVDSGTSLINPWVEKLKGLGVKFELGTAVTALGFDGSGKVTHDISDPSKLYDHVILAVDLGSAKQILSDSLEQLRERNSAVERALARIKNDLKHLDKAPPFKILKVWFDKQLERDRNHPILQTPQHSPINLIVQLHQVEQQYRDWVAKTGGSVMEFHLYCWSHGEVEDDKVWEIISPTVREIYPEIFDSNFKILASYVKSGDSCASFKNGTAQHRPRAIFPSKCGIPNLGLAGDWLRTDYPSALTERSVSTAIESVNQVLLAEGIQQVPLTVTTSFGPGFI, from the exons ATGGGATTGTGGATTTACACCATAACTGCAGCAGTTG tTGGATTCTTGATGTACCCTTACTTAGGAGGAGGACCTCCACAAATCATTCTTCCTGTCAATCCAGAGGGGTTACCGAAGCTTCCTTTTGGGATGACACGTAAGGTGCTGGTTATAGGAGGAGGTGTCAGTGGTCTGTCTGCTGCCTTAGAGCTGGCAGAGAGAGGCTTTGAGGTCACGATAAAGGAGAAACAAACATCGGTTGGTGGACGATACAGCACACACAAACTGAATGCTCTGGGAGAGGAATTCCAGCTGTCTACAGGATTCCATG CATGTTTTCACAATTACCATAACTTCAAGAGAATACGCAAGAATTTGGGTGTTGAGAAATACTATGTGTTGTGGCCAGATAATCACTTTGCTTTTCGAGATTATGAGTGGGAAAATGTCTACAGCAGTGGCCCATGGCCATTGAATTTGCTTG CTATGATAATACGCAGTCCTAATCTGAGCCTATGGACAGCCATAAAGACTTGGAGGGTTTCCCTTGGGTTCATTCTGTACAACCATGGCAGTTTATATGAGACCTATGACAATTTAACATATG ATGAATGGGCAGACATGTATGGTGTTGTCCCTGAATTTGGTGATATATGGCTCAAGCCAGGAATTTCTGCTTCCTTTGATGAAGTTTCCACCTTCAGTGCTGCTGAATTTCTCCTGTTCTCTCATTTCTACTTCCTCAGTGTAGCAGAG GCAGAACACCGAGACTATTCATCAGTAGATAGTGGAACCTCTCTCATCAATCCTTGGGTTGAGAAGTTGAAGGGTCTTGGAGTCAA ATTTGAACTTGGAACGGCAGTAACAGCTCTAGGGTTTGACGGTTCTGGCAAGGTGACACATGATATTTCAGACCCATCAAAGTTATATGATCATGTTATCTTAGCTGTTGACCTTGGGTCAGCCAAACAGATTTTGTCAGACAGTCTTGAACAGCTAAGGGAAAGAAACTCAGCAGTGGAAAGAGCTCTGGCAAGAATCAAGAATGATTTGAAGCACCTTGATAAAGCTCCACCTTTCAAAATACTTAAGGTATGGTTTGATAAACAGCTAGAGAGAGATCGTAATCATCCAATACTGCAAACACCTCAGCATAGTCCTATTAACTTGATTGTCCAGCTACACCAGGTGGAACAGCAGTATCGGGATTGGGTAGCAAAGACAGGAGGGTCTGTTATGGAGTTTCATCTTTACTGCTGGAGTCACGGAGAGGTTGAAGATGATAAAGTTTGGGAAATCATTTCGCCGACTGTGAGAGAAATTTATCCCGAGATATTTGATAGCAACTTTAAAATTTTAGCATCCTATGTGAAGAGTGGAGACTCGTGTGCCTCCTTTAAGAATGGCACAGCACAGCATCGCCCCCGAGCTATATTTCCATCGAAATGTGGCATACCGAATCTTGGCCTAGCAGGAGACTGGCTTCGCACAGATTATCCATCTGCATTGACGGAGAGGTCAGTGTCCACAGCTATTGAATCTGTTAATCAGGTTCTCTTAGCCGAAGGTATCCAGCAGGTTCCTCTAACAGTGACAACTTCTTTTGGGCCTGGTTTTATTTAA